A single window of Moorena sp. SIOASIH DNA harbors:
- a CDS encoding iron-containing redox enzyme family protein — protein MSLTNVLFQQPLFKNRVFFEFKDTEVEINYGGQGCAIAVEPEYQKETVQLLRLLQMGGMSPEQLGLACPGIQEDIPELLAELDRRGLLIETHQEVESRGVTGHQFYRELCRFLNRMKGQFPPSPFSEKMADGTITRNQLIGYALESYHVTHLCPRLLAPSLANYESPRTQKLLQEFFVSELHHDRLIENSLKSVGIEGEQLQRMQPLPMTFAVCSTLAVFAKQHPLSFKAALLLFEEDDKVFHELFKQQSQALELPPEFYKPILLHAGINEEGAHEEITSMLLAEVAYVSPEEQLVVKKNLGILLESMVRRTQEILDYYGNSNNIIPRCFT, from the coding sequence ATGTCATTAACAAACGTTTTATTCCAACAACCACTGTTCAAAAATCGGGTATTTTTTGAATTCAAGGACACTGAAGTTGAAATTAATTATGGCGGTCAAGGATGCGCGATCGCGGTTGAGCCGGAATACCAGAAGGAAACTGTCCAACTGCTAAGGCTTTTACAAATGGGCGGTATGTCCCCAGAGCAATTGGGTCTGGCCTGTCCAGGAATCCAAGAGGATATTCCTGAACTGCTGGCTGAGCTGGATCGCCGGGGTCTACTGATAGAAACCCATCAGGAAGTGGAATCTCGTGGGGTGACTGGACACCAGTTCTATCGAGAGTTGTGCCGATTTCTGAACCGCATGAAGGGGCAATTTCCCCCTTCTCCTTTCTCAGAAAAGATGGCTGATGGGACGATTACTAGAAACCAGTTGATTGGTTATGCTTTGGAATCCTATCACGTTACCCATCTGTGTCCTAGACTCTTAGCACCATCCTTAGCCAATTATGAATCCCCTCGGACCCAAAAACTTCTCCAGGAATTTTTTGTTTCTGAGTTGCACCATGACCGTTTGATTGAGAATTCCTTGAAGAGTGTGGGCATCGAAGGTGAGCAACTGCAACGGATGCAGCCCCTACCCATGACTTTCGCCGTCTGTTCCACCCTGGCCGTTTTTGCCAAGCAGCATCCTCTGAGCTTTAAGGCTGCACTTTTGTTGTTTGAAGAAGACGACAAGGTATTCCACGAGTTGTTTAAGCAGCAGTCCCAAGCTTTGGAGTTACCACCTGAATTTTATAAACCCATCCTGCTCCATGCCGGTATCAATGAAGAAGGGGCACATGAAGAGATCACTTCGATGCTGCTGGCAGAAGTGGCTTATGTGTCACCAGAAGAACAATTAGTGGTTAAAAAGAATCTGGGAATTCTGCTGGAGTCTATGGTTCGGCGGACTCAGGAAATTCTGGATTACTATGGTAACTCTAATAATATCATTCCTCGTT